The following nucleotide sequence is from Streptomyces sp. HUAS CB01.
TTGGCGGGAGTGGCGGGTTTGGCGGGAGTGGCGGGTTTGGCGGGAGGGACCGGAGTGGGGGGCCTGGCGGGTCCCGGCGGTTTCGGGCCCACGGCGGCGCCTCCCGACGCGGCGGGGGACGGGGCGGCCGCCTGCGGCGCCTGCCGGGGAGGGGCCGGGGGAACCGGCGGGGCCGCACCCGGGCCGGAAGGCGCCGGAGCCGGCGGCACGACCCCGGCGGCGGGGGGCACGGGGACGGCGGGAGCGGCCGGGGCGGCGGGGGCCACGGGCGCGGACGCCGGGGGTCTCTGCTGCTGCGGCGGAGGGGGCGACGGTGCGGCGCCGACGGCAGTGACGGGGACCGTGACCAGAGCGCCCGCCACGAGACCGACGACGGCCGGAACGTGCTGACGAGACATCAAAGGCTCCTCACTGCTGGGCGGTACGGCCGGCCACGCGGGACACAGCCCTCGCGAGCCAAGCCGAACACGTCCCGTCGCCGCCGTCGCCCGGGCCTGATCCGTCCGGGCGAGCCGTGCCCCGAACGGGCCACACCGTCTGCGCCACGGGGCGGGTCCGGCGACCCGGGGCCGTACGCCGCCGCGCCCCGATGTCCTCTCGCGAGACCGTTTCTGACGGCCCGTCGAACAGGCGGGCCCCGAGAGAGGGCCTCCGGCGGCTCGCATCCCGGCCGCGCTCTCGCGAGACCGGTTCTGACGGCCCGTCGAACAGGCGGGCCCCGAGAGAGGGCCTCCGGCGGCTCGCATCCCGGCCGCGCCCGCGCGTCGCCCCGCCGTGACGCCGCACCCGTACGGCCCGTGCGGCTTCCGCGCCCGCGTCCCCACGCCTCGCCCCGACGCCTCCCACGGCTCAGCCCGGCCCGCCGTACCCCGAGCATCCCCGCACCCGACAGCCGCCGGGGCCACGGCACCGCAACCCGGGGCACGCCCGCCCGGCCGGTGCCGCGCCCCGCGCCGCCAGAGGCCCGGCCCGCCGCACCCAGAGAACCCCGTACCCCGAGCCCCGCCCTACCCCGAGCCCCGCCCTACCCCGAGAACCCCGCACCCCGCACCCCGCCGCACCCGAGCGCCCCGGCCACCGTGCAGGCGGCGCCGGTGCCGGGCCCGCCCCGGCTACGAGCCGAGGATCGACGTCAGGAACTCACCCGTCCACGCCAGCAGTTCCCGCCCGACCACCGGCTTGCCGCCGATCTTGCCGGTCGTCGGCCGCGGCACCAGGATCTGCTGGACCGCCGGCTTGATCACCGTGCGCGGGTAGAGCCGCTTCAGCCGAAGCTCCTGCGACTCGCGCAGCTCCACCGGCGCGAAGCGGATGTTCGGGCCCTGGAGCACGATCTCGCCGACGCCGCAGGCCCGGGCGAGCATCCGCAGCCCGGCGACCAGCAGCAGGTTCTCCACCGGCTCCGGCAGCTTGCCGTAGCGGTCGACGAGCTCCTCCCGCACCGCCGTGACGTCCTCCTCCGAGTTCGCGGCGGCGATGGCCCGGTACGCCTGGAGGCGCAGCCGCTCGCCCGGCGCGTAGTCGTGCGGGACGTGCGCGTCGACCGGCAGCTCGATCTTGACCTCCAGCGGGGGCTCCTCCTCCGCCCCGCCCTCCAGGGAGGCCCGGTAGTCGGCGACCGCCTCGCCCACCATGCGGACGTAGAGGTCGAAGCCGACGCCCGCGATGTGGCCCGACTGCTCGCCGCCGAGGAGGTTGCCCGCGCCGCGGATCTCCAGGTCCTTCATCGCGACGTACATGCCCGCGCCCATCTCGGTGTGCTGGGCGATCGTCGCCAGACGCTCGTGCGCGGTCTCGGTGAGCGGCTTCTCCGGCGGGTAGAGGAAGTACGCGTAGCCGCGTTCCCGGCCGCGGCCGACCCGGCCGCGCAGCTGGTGCAGCTGCGAGAGGCCGAAGTTGTCGCCGCGCTCCACGATGAGCGTGTTGGCGTTGGAGATGTCGATGCCGGACTCGACGATCGTCGTCGAGACGAGCACGTCGAACTTCTTCTCCCAGAAGTCGACGACGACCTGCTCCAGCGCGCTCTCGCCCATCTGGCCGTGGGCGGTGGCGATCCGCGCCTCGGGGACGATCTCCCGCAGCCGCGCCGCCGCCCGGTCGATCGACTCGACCCGGTTGTGGATGTAGAACACCTGGCCCTCGCGGAGCAGCTCGCGCCGGATCGCGGCCCCGATCTGCTTCTCCTCGTACGGGCCGACGAACGTCAGGACCGGGTGGCGCTCCTCGGGCGGGGTGGTGATCGTCGACATCTCGCGGATGCCGGTGACCGCCATCTCCAGGGTCCGGGGGATGGGGGTCGCGGACATCGTCAGGACGTCGACGTTCGCGCGGAGCTTCTTCAGCTGCTCCTTGTGCTCGACGCCGAACCGCTGCTCCTCGTCGACGATGACCAGGCCCAGGTCCTTGAACTTGGTCTCGGACGAGAACAGCCGGTGCGTGCCGATGACGATGTCGACCGAGCCGTCCCGCAGGCCCTCCAGGGTCGCCTTCGCCTCCGTGTCCGACTGGAAGCGGGACAGGGCGCGGGTGACGACGGGGAACTGGGAGTAGCGCTCCGAGAACGTCCCGAAGTGCTGCTGCACCAGCAGCGTCGTCGGGACGAGCACCGCCACCTGCTTGCCGTCCTGGACGGCCTTGAAGGCGGCGCGCACCGCGATCTCCGTCTTGCCGTAGCCGACGTCGCCGCAGATCAGCCGGTCCATCGGCACCGACTTCTCCATGTCCTCCTTGACCTCGGCGATGGTGGTCAGCTGGTCGGGGGTCTCCGCGTACGGGAACGCGTCCTCCAGCTCCCGCTGCCAGGGCGTGTCCGGGCCGAAGGTGTGCCCGGGCGCCGCCATCCGGGCGCTGTAGAGCTTGATCAGGTCGGCGGCGATCTCCTTGACCGCCTTCTTCGCGCGCGCCTTCGTCTTCGTCCAGTCGGCGCCGCCGAGCCGGTGCAGCGTGGGCGCCTCGCCGCCGACGTACTTGGTGACCTGCTCCAGCTGGTCGGTCGGGATGTAGAGGCGGTCGCCGGGCTGCCCGCGCTTGGCGGGGGCGTACTCGACGAGCAGGTACTCGCGCGTGGCGCCCTGGACGGTGCGCTGCACCATCTCCAGATAGCGGCCGACGCCGTGCTGCTCGTGGACGATGTAGTCGCCCGCCTCCAGGGTGAGCGGGTCGATCTGCTTGCGGCGGCGGGTCGGCATCCGCGCGCCGTCCTTGCCCGCGGCCTTCTGCCCGGACAGATCGGTCTCCGTCAG
It contains:
- the mfd gene encoding transcription-repair coupling factor; its protein translation is MSLHGLLDAVVKDPALVEAVKAAGDGHRHHVDLVGPPAARPFVVAGLAREASRPVLAVTATGREAEDLAAALRSLLDPDTVVDYPSWETLPHERLSPRSDTVGRRLAVLRRLAHPRADDPAAGPVSVVVAPVRSVLQPQVKGLGDLEPVSLRTGQTADLEDIVAGLAAAAYARVELVEKRGEFAVRGGILDVFPPTEEHPLRIEFWGDDVEEIRYFKVADQRSLEVAEHGLWAPPCRELLLTDEVRRRAAALAEAHPELGELLGKIAEGIAVEGMESLAPVLVDDMELLLDVMPEGSMTVVCDPERVRTRAADLVATSQEFLQASWAASAGGGEAPIDLGAASLWGIADVRDRARELGMMWWSVSPFAVDEELADDTLTLGMHAPETYRGDTARALADTKGWLADGWRTVFVTEGHGTASRTVEVLGGEGIPARLEADLGEIAPSVVHVACGSVDHGFVDPGLRLAVLTETDLSGQKAAGKDGARMPTRRRKQIDPLTLEAGDYIVHEQHGVGRYLEMVQRTVQGATREYLLVEYAPAKRGQPGDRLYIPTDQLEQVTKYVGGEAPTLHRLGGADWTKTKARAKKAVKEIAADLIKLYSARMAAPGHTFGPDTPWQRELEDAFPYAETPDQLTTIAEVKEDMEKSVPMDRLICGDVGYGKTEIAVRAAFKAVQDGKQVAVLVPTTLLVQQHFGTFSERYSQFPVVTRALSRFQSDTEAKATLEGLRDGSVDIVIGTHRLFSSETKFKDLGLVIVDEEQRFGVEHKEQLKKLRANVDVLTMSATPIPRTLEMAVTGIREMSTITTPPEERHPVLTFVGPYEEKQIGAAIRRELLREGQVFYIHNRVESIDRAAARLREIVPEARIATAHGQMGESALEQVVVDFWEKKFDVLVSTTIVESGIDISNANTLIVERGDNFGLSQLHQLRGRVGRGRERGYAYFLYPPEKPLTETAHERLATIAQHTEMGAGMYVAMKDLEIRGAGNLLGGEQSGHIAGVGFDLYVRMVGEAVADYRASLEGGAEEEPPLEVKIELPVDAHVPHDYAPGERLRLQAYRAIAAANSEEDVTAVREELVDRYGKLPEPVENLLLVAGLRMLARACGVGEIVLQGPNIRFAPVELRESQELRLKRLYPRTVIKPAVQQILVPRPTTGKIGGKPVVGRELLAWTGEFLTSILGS